A stretch of the Mobula hypostoma chromosome 19, sMobHyp1.1, whole genome shotgun sequence genome encodes the following:
- the tlx1 gene encoding T-cell leukemia homeobox protein 1 isoform X3, with amino-acid sequence MDPLGGPHPHSQHEPISFGIDQILNNPDQGSCMIPNSRLQDVDYGLGCMVSGSYNNVPVNYANNGGGGGYNGACSLSSLASPYGVNLGMNGNGLNPAGVIRVPAHRPVTAGVHQPMSTGSAPGPAANNSLGNMTFPWMESNRRYTKDRFTDAAQPAEYSRQLLVLPQVSSSFSLEVPAAVSGWEVNSPLRQRLLVPGSGSATPLEARVMWLPHHAWPPYPRMTEEEVPPHLRHSEGERLTVYTSSHNDDKPCPLSANGKLVKKSS; translated from the exons ATGGATCCATTGGGCGGACCGCATCCGCACTCTCAGCACGAACCCATCAGTTTTGGAATAGACCAGATCTTGAACAATCCGGATCAAGGAAGTTGCATGATTCCGAATTCGCGGCTCCAGGATGTGGACTACGGACTAGGATGTATGGTCAGCGGGAGTTACAACAACGTACCGGTAAACTACGCCAACaacggcggcggcggcggctacAACGGTGCCTGCAGCTTGTCCTCGCTGGCCAGTCCGTACGGCGTCAACCTGGGCATGAACGGCAATGGCTTGAACCCAGCGGGTGTCATCAGGGTGCCTGCCCATCGGCCGGTGACCGCCGGCGTTCACCAGCCCATGAGCACGGGTAGTGCGCCTGGCCCCGCCGCCAACAACTCCCTGGGCAACATGACATTCCCGTGGATGGAGAGTAATAGGAGGTACACGAAGGACAGGTTCACAG acgctgcccaaCCTGCCGAGTATTCCCGGCAATTGCTGGTTCTGCCGCAGGTTTCAAGCAGTTTTTCTCTGGAGGTTCCGGCTGCTGTTTCGGGATGGGAGGTGAACTCGCCTCTCCGCCAGCGACTCCTGGTGCCCGGGAGCGGCAGTGCAACGCCCTTGGAGGCGAGGGTGATGTGGTTGCCACACCACGCCTGGCCGCCTTACCCGCGAATGACGGAGGAGGAGGTTCCTCCTCATCTAAGACATAGTGAGGGAGAGCGACTGACAGTTTACACAAGTTCTCATAATGATGACAAACCGTGCCCGCTCTCTGCCAATGGCAAGTTAGTTAAAAAATCCAGTTAG
- the tlx1 gene encoding T-cell leukemia homeobox protein 1 isoform X2, whose translation MDPLGGPHPHSQHEPISFGIDQILNNPDQGSCMIPNSRLQDVDYGLGCMVSGSYNNVPVNYANNGGGGGYNGACSLSSLASPYGVNLGMNGNGLNPAGVIRVPAHRPVTAGVHQPMSTGSAPGPAANNSLGNMTFPWMESNRRYTKDRFTVALSPFTVTRRIGHPYQNRTPPKKKKPRTSFTRLQICELEKRFHRQKYLASAERAALAKALKMTDAQVKTWFQNRRTKWRRQTAEEREAERQQANRILMQLQQEAFQKSLSQPIQPDPICLHNASLFALQNLTPWSDDNSKIASVTSVAASCE comes from the exons ATGGATCCATTGGGCGGACCGCATCCGCACTCTCAGCACGAACCCATCAGTTTTGGAATAGACCAGATCTTGAACAATCCGGATCAAGGAAGTTGCATGATTCCGAATTCGCGGCTCCAGGATGTGGACTACGGACTAGGATGTATGGTCAGCGGGAGTTACAACAACGTACCGGTAAACTACGCCAACaacggcggcggcggcggctacAACGGTGCCTGCAGCTTGTCCTCGCTGGCCAGTCCGTACGGCGTCAACCTGGGCATGAACGGCAATGGCTTGAACCCAGCGGGTGTCATCAGGGTGCCTGCCCATCGGCCGGTGACCGCCGGCGTTCACCAGCCCATGAGCACGGGTAGTGCGCCTGGCCCCGCCGCCAACAACTCCCTGGGCAACATGACATTCCCGTGGATGGAGAGTAATAGGAGGTACACGAAGGACAGGTTCACAG TGGCTCTCTCGCCATTCACCGTGACCCGGAGGATAGGGCACCCGTACCAAAACCGCACTCCGCCGAAGAAAAAGAAACCGCGGACCTCGTTCACGCGCCTCCAGATCTGCGAGCTGGAAAAGCGCTTTCACCGCCAGAAGTACCTGGCGTCGGCCGAGAGGGCAGCGCTGGCCAAGGCCCTGAAAATGACCGACGCTCAAGTGAAAACCTGGTTTCAGAACAGGCGGACCAAGTGGAG GCGGCAGACGgcggaggagagagaagcagagcgGCAGCAGGCGAACCGCATCCTGATGCAGCTCCAGCAAGAGGCCTTTCAGAAGTCGCTGAGCCAGCCCATCCAACCCgaccccatctgcctgcacaacgCCTCCCTGTTCGCGCTGCAGAACCTGACGCCCTGGTCGGACGACAACAGTAAGATCGCCTCCGTCACCTCTGTGGCCGCATCCTGCGAATAG
- the tlx1 gene encoding T-cell leukemia homeobox protein 1 isoform X1 gives MDPLGGPHPHSQHEPISFGIDQILNNPDQGSCMIPNSRLQDVDYGLGCMVSGSYNNVPVNYANNGGGGGYNGACSLSSLASPYGVNLGMNGNGLNPAGVIRVPAHRPVTAGVHQPMSTGSAPGPAANNSLGNMTFPWMESNRRYTKDRFTVALSPFTVTRRIGHPYQNRTPPKKKKPRTSFTRLQICELEKRFHRQKYLASAERAALAKALKMTDAQVKTWFQNRRTKWRRCPTCRVFPAIAGSAAGFKQFFSGGSGCCFGMGGELASPPATPGARERQCNALGGEGDVVATPRLAALPANDGGGGSSSSKT, from the exons ATGGATCCATTGGGCGGACCGCATCCGCACTCTCAGCACGAACCCATCAGTTTTGGAATAGACCAGATCTTGAACAATCCGGATCAAGGAAGTTGCATGATTCCGAATTCGCGGCTCCAGGATGTGGACTACGGACTAGGATGTATGGTCAGCGGGAGTTACAACAACGTACCGGTAAACTACGCCAACaacggcggcggcggcggctacAACGGTGCCTGCAGCTTGTCCTCGCTGGCCAGTCCGTACGGCGTCAACCTGGGCATGAACGGCAATGGCTTGAACCCAGCGGGTGTCATCAGGGTGCCTGCCCATCGGCCGGTGACCGCCGGCGTTCACCAGCCCATGAGCACGGGTAGTGCGCCTGGCCCCGCCGCCAACAACTCCCTGGGCAACATGACATTCCCGTGGATGGAGAGTAATAGGAGGTACACGAAGGACAGGTTCACAG TGGCTCTCTCGCCATTCACCGTGACCCGGAGGATAGGGCACCCGTACCAAAACCGCACTCCGCCGAAGAAAAAGAAACCGCGGACCTCGTTCACGCGCCTCCAGATCTGCGAGCTGGAAAAGCGCTTTCACCGCCAGAAGTACCTGGCGTCGGCCGAGAGGGCAGCGCTGGCCAAGGCCCTGAAAATGACCGACGCTCAAGTGAAAACCTGGTTTCAGAACAGGCGGACCAAGTGGAG acgctgcccaaCCTGCCGAGTATTCCCGGCAATTGCTGGTTCTGCCGCAGGTTTCAAGCAGTTTTTCTCTGGAGGTTCCGGCTGCTGTTTCGGGATGGGAGGTGAACTCGCCTCTCCGCCAGCGACTCCTGGTGCCCGGGAGCGGCAGTGCAACGCCCTTGGAGGCGAGGGTGATGTGGTTGCCACACCACGCCTGGCCGCCTTACCCGCGAATGACGGAGGAGGAGGTTCCTCCTCATCTAAGACATAG